The proteins below are encoded in one region of Amycolatopsis acidiphila:
- a CDS encoding 2,3-butanediol dehydrogenase, whose translation MQALRWHGRGDVRLEEVPEPAAPEPGQAVVEVAYSGICGTDLHEYRHGPNLIRTGPHPLTGHTPPVTLGHEFSGRVVALGSPVPGVDVGTRVAVDPCLRCGSCRWCRHGEYHICAKGGSVGLASDGAFAPLVTVPAEGLVPIPDGVSDELAALAEPLAVGLHAVRRGAVQPGDNVLLLGAGPIGVAALMALKLAGAAGIYVSEPAPERAKRAAEMGATEVFDPAETDVRREVFLRTGRVGPDVVVEATGLPEQVELAVTAVRRGGRAVLAGISGGAASLPLTQLVPFERTVLGTLGYNFDIPRVLELIATARLDPSPLLTGVYPLRRGLEAFDELGSRHHLKILLAPEER comes from the coding sequence ATGCAAGCGCTGCGCTGGCACGGAAGAGGCGATGTGCGGCTGGAGGAGGTTCCCGAGCCGGCGGCGCCGGAACCCGGCCAGGCGGTCGTCGAGGTCGCCTACAGCGGTATCTGCGGCACCGACCTGCACGAGTACCGGCACGGCCCGAACCTCATCCGGACCGGACCCCATCCGCTGACCGGGCACACCCCGCCTGTCACCCTCGGACACGAGTTCAGCGGCCGGGTGGTCGCACTGGGCAGCCCCGTGCCCGGCGTCGACGTGGGCACCCGCGTCGCAGTCGATCCATGCCTGCGCTGCGGGAGCTGCCGCTGGTGCCGGCACGGCGAGTACCACATCTGCGCCAAGGGCGGCTCGGTCGGACTCGCGTCCGACGGCGCGTTCGCCCCGCTGGTCACCGTGCCGGCCGAAGGGCTGGTGCCGATCCCCGACGGGGTCTCCGACGAGCTGGCCGCGCTCGCCGAACCCCTCGCGGTGGGCCTGCACGCGGTGCGGCGCGGGGCCGTCCAGCCGGGCGACAACGTGCTACTGCTGGGCGCCGGGCCGATCGGCGTCGCGGCGTTGATGGCGCTGAAACTGGCCGGGGCGGCGGGGATCTACGTGAGCGAGCCCGCGCCGGAGCGGGCGAAGCGCGCGGCCGAGATGGGCGCGACCGAGGTCTTCGACCCGGCGGAGACGGACGTGCGGCGCGAAGTCTTCCTGCGCACCGGCCGCGTCGGGCCGGACGTCGTGGTCGAGGCGACCGGCCTGCCCGAGCAGGTCGAACTGGCGGTGACGGCGGTGCGCCGCGGTGGGCGCGCCGTCCTCGCCGGGATCAGCGGCGGGGCCGCCTCGCTGCCGCTCACCCAGCTGGTCCCGTTCGAGCGGACGGTGCTCGGCACGCTCGGCTACAACTTCGACATCCCGCGTGTGCTCGAGCTGATCGCGACCGCCCGGCTCGACCCGTCCCCGCTGCTGACGGGCGTGTACCCGCTGCGGCGCGGGCTCGAAGCCTTCGACGAGCTCGGCTCGCGCCACCACCTGAAGATCCTGCTTGCCCCCGAGGAGCGCTGA
- a CDS encoding hydantoinase/oxoprolinase family protein produces the protein MIGVDVGGTFTDVVAIENGEIKTVKVATDVRTTERGVLKGAEEIGVGAAEVFNHASTHGLNAIITRRLPKIAFLTTDGHRDILDVGRTWRPVEGLTNPAWRRSYGDANRPLVPRYLRRGIRERLTADGGVLIPLDEEQTRAELAVLRRCGVEGVAICLLNAYVNDHHEERLRQLVHEELGQIPVSISSEVSPLAKEFARASTTVIDVFMRLIYGEYTERLDSGLRELGFGGDLNFADCAAQLVRSDVAMEHPFRIVFAGPAAGTVSSAHFGGVIGAGNLLCADVGGTSCDISMVTDGNPFVNTTFELEHDLIVNALSNEVSSIGAGGGSLVTISPAGELKVGPGSAGADPGPACYGIGGTQPTTTDTCLLMGIIDPDGFAGGRMKLDPELSRQAFEQLDTKLSFEQRVSYAFNIGINNIAEGVVNIAIQHGVDPRDYSLVAYGAAGPMLLPAVLDLVHAAEVIVPPHPGLFSALGLVSSDLVYADSRSAYTLLSAEAAESIDKVYASMEQRLSERLKEKDRGKVTFVRSFDGRLAGQTWETPFISVPDGEITAEAVERMVSNFHDAYAERSGNRFEALPVQGVTYRVQAVVHADKVEYPVLPERPAGERPEPTRTLTIRHLSETDLEAAEYQRADLRAGDEIAGPAVIREPLSTTFLVPGQTAHVGAHGELRIRKA, from the coding sequence ATGATCGGAGTAGACGTCGGCGGCACGTTCACGGACGTGGTGGCGATCGAGAACGGGGAGATCAAGACCGTCAAGGTGGCCACCGACGTGCGCACCACCGAACGCGGCGTGCTCAAGGGCGCCGAGGAGATCGGGGTCGGCGCCGCCGAGGTGTTCAACCACGCGAGCACGCACGGGCTCAACGCGATCATCACCCGGCGGCTGCCGAAGATCGCGTTCCTGACCACCGACGGCCACCGCGACATCCTCGACGTCGGCCGGACCTGGCGCCCCGTCGAAGGGCTCACCAACCCGGCGTGGCGCCGCTCCTACGGCGACGCCAACCGCCCGCTCGTCCCGCGCTACCTGCGCCGCGGCATCCGCGAACGGCTCACCGCCGACGGCGGCGTGCTCATCCCGCTCGACGAGGAGCAGACCCGCGCCGAACTGGCCGTGCTGCGCCGCTGCGGGGTCGAGGGCGTCGCCATCTGCCTGCTCAACGCGTACGTGAACGACCACCACGAGGAGCGGCTGCGCCAGCTCGTGCACGAGGAGCTCGGCCAGATCCCGGTGTCGATCTCGAGCGAGGTCTCGCCGCTGGCCAAGGAGTTCGCGCGCGCCTCCACCACCGTCATCGACGTGTTCATGCGCCTGATCTACGGCGAGTACACCGAACGCCTCGACAGCGGACTGCGGGAGCTGGGCTTCGGCGGCGACCTGAACTTCGCCGACTGCGCCGCCCAGCTGGTCCGCTCCGACGTGGCGATGGAGCACCCGTTCCGCATCGTGTTCGCCGGCCCCGCCGCGGGCACGGTGTCCAGCGCGCACTTCGGCGGCGTCATCGGCGCCGGCAACCTCCTGTGCGCCGACGTCGGCGGGACCTCGTGCGACATCAGCATGGTCACCGACGGCAACCCGTTCGTGAACACCACATTCGAGCTGGAACACGACCTGATCGTCAACGCGCTGTCCAACGAGGTCTCCAGCATCGGCGCCGGCGGCGGCAGCCTGGTCACGATCAGCCCCGCCGGTGAGCTCAAGGTCGGCCCCGGCAGCGCCGGCGCGGACCCGGGTCCCGCGTGCTACGGGATCGGCGGCACCCAGCCGACCACCACCGACACCTGCCTGCTGATGGGCATCATCGACCCGGACGGGTTCGCGGGCGGGCGGATGAAGCTCGACCCGGAGCTTTCGCGGCAGGCGTTCGAACAGCTCGACACGAAGCTCTCCTTCGAGCAGCGGGTGTCCTACGCGTTCAACATCGGCATCAACAACATCGCCGAAGGCGTCGTCAACATCGCGATCCAGCACGGCGTCGACCCGCGCGACTACAGCCTTGTCGCCTACGGCGCGGCGGGCCCGATGCTGCTGCCCGCGGTGCTGGACCTGGTGCACGCCGCGGAGGTCATCGTGCCACCGCACCCCGGCCTGTTCTCCGCGCTGGGCCTGGTCAGCTCGGACCTCGTCTACGCCGACAGCCGCAGCGCGTACACCCTGTTGTCCGCCGAGGCCGCCGAGTCGATCGACAAGGTCTACGCGTCGATGGAGCAGCGGTTGTCCGAGCGGCTGAAGGAGAAGGACCGCGGCAAGGTCACCTTCGTCCGCAGCTTCGACGGCAGGCTCGCCGGGCAGACCTGGGAGACCCCGTTCATCTCCGTGCCCGACGGTGAGATCACCGCCGAAGCCGTCGAGCGGATGGTCTCGAACTTCCACGACGCGTACGCCGAGCGCTCGGGCAACAGGTTCGAGGCGCTGCCGGTGCAGGGCGTGACCTACCGGGTCCAGGCCGTGGTGCACGCCGACAAGGTGGAGTACCCGGTGCTGCCCGAGCGGCCCGCGGGCGAACGCCCCGAGCCCACCCGCACGCTGACCATCCGGCACCTGAGCGAAACCGACCTCGAAGCCGCCGAGTACCAGCGCGCGGACCTGCGTGCCGGTGACGAGATCGCCGGTCCCGCCGTCATCCGCGAGCCCCTGTCCACGACGTTCCTCGTGCCGGGCCAGACCGCGCACGTCGGGGCGCACGGCGAGCTGCGCATCCGCAAGGCGTGA
- a CDS encoding acyl-CoA dehydrogenase family protein: MDFDLPEETVALQRMCRDFAAKEIAPHAAEWSEREHFPAEVFRKLGELGLMGMLVDEAYGGANAGLVSYVAAMEALGEADQSVASAWNAHSTIATLPLARFGTEEQKKRWLVPLATGEKLGAFGLTEPTAGSDAAGIRTRARRTEDGWVLDGTKMFISNAGTEISLGVTVLAVTGTGADGKKRYGTFFVPDGTPGYEKGRRLHKLGWHALDTRELVFTGCHLPEDHLIGEEGNGLRQFLEVLDAGRISVAALSLSLAQAALDLAVRHAGDREQFGRPLSGFQAVGHKLADMATEVEAARWLVYRAAWLGDEGRPFGKAAAMAKLYASEVANRAASASLQIHGGYGYMRESAISRFYADAKILEIGEGTSEVQRNVIARSLNAR; this comes from the coding sequence ATGGATTTCGACCTGCCCGAGGAGACCGTCGCCCTGCAGCGGATGTGCCGGGACTTCGCGGCGAAGGAGATCGCGCCGCACGCGGCCGAATGGTCCGAACGCGAGCACTTCCCCGCCGAGGTGTTCCGCAAGCTCGGCGAGCTGGGGCTGATGGGCATGCTGGTCGACGAGGCCTACGGCGGCGCGAACGCCGGCCTGGTGTCCTATGTGGCCGCCATGGAGGCGCTCGGCGAGGCCGACCAGTCGGTGGCCTCGGCGTGGAACGCGCACTCGACCATCGCGACCCTGCCGCTGGCCCGGTTCGGCACCGAGGAGCAGAAGAAGCGATGGCTGGTGCCGCTCGCCACCGGCGAGAAGCTCGGCGCGTTCGGCCTGACCGAGCCGACCGCCGGCTCGGACGCGGCCGGCATCCGCACCCGCGCCCGGCGCACCGAGGACGGCTGGGTGCTCGACGGCACGAAGATGTTCATCAGCAACGCCGGTACCGAGATCAGCCTCGGGGTCACCGTCCTCGCGGTCACCGGCACCGGTGCGGACGGGAAGAAGCGGTACGGCACGTTCTTCGTGCCCGACGGCACCCCGGGCTACGAGAAGGGGCGGCGGCTGCACAAGCTCGGCTGGCACGCGCTCGACACCCGCGAGCTGGTCTTCACCGGCTGCCACCTGCCCGAGGACCACCTCATCGGCGAGGAGGGCAACGGCCTGCGGCAGTTCCTGGAGGTCCTCGACGCCGGACGGATCAGCGTGGCCGCGCTCTCGCTGTCGCTCGCGCAGGCGGCACTCGACCTCGCCGTGCGCCACGCCGGGGACCGCGAGCAGTTCGGCAGGCCGCTGTCGGGGTTCCAGGCGGTCGGGCACAAGCTCGCCGACATGGCCACCGAGGTGGAGGCCGCGCGCTGGCTGGTCTACCGGGCGGCCTGGCTGGGCGACGAGGGCCGCCCGTTCGGCAAGGCCGCGGCCATGGCGAAGCTCTACGCCTCCGAGGTCGCCAACCGCGCCGCGAGCGCGAGCCTGCAGATCCACGGCGGCTACGGCTACATGCGCGAGTCGGCGATCTCCCGGTTCTACGCCGACGCGAAGATCCTCGAGATCGGCGAGGGCACGAGTGAGGTGCAGCGCAACGTGATCGCGCGCTCGCTGAACGCACGTTAA
- a CDS encoding TetR/AcrR family transcriptional regulator: MPRPPGHGPGYEIKRQEIIDQAAVLFARQGYAATGIAEIGQVAGLAKGALYYYIGSKENLLVEIQDRVLHPLLSAARRIAALEEEPVLRLRLLSQTLLEIILARLDHIWVYEHDYRHLRGANRSRLLRQRREFEKIVQDLLIAAMDTGAFRKLDPRLAMLQFLNMHNHTYQWARPDGPWDAEFLSREYCATLVSGFSSPGYDADDLEDRVREFRDREAG; encoded by the coding sequence ATGCCGAGACCACCGGGACACGGGCCGGGCTACGAGATCAAGCGCCAGGAGATCATCGACCAGGCCGCCGTGCTGTTCGCCCGCCAGGGCTACGCGGCCACGGGCATCGCCGAGATCGGCCAGGTGGCGGGCCTGGCCAAGGGCGCGCTGTACTACTACATCGGCTCGAAGGAGAACCTGCTCGTCGAGATCCAGGACCGGGTGCTGCACCCGCTGCTGAGCGCCGCCCGGCGGATCGCGGCCCTGGAGGAGGAGCCGGTGCTGCGGCTGCGGTTGCTGTCGCAGACGCTGCTGGAGATCATCCTGGCGCGGCTGGACCACATCTGGGTCTACGAGCACGACTACCGCCACCTGCGCGGCGCGAACCGCTCGCGGCTGCTGCGGCAGCGGCGGGAGTTCGAGAAGATCGTCCAGGACCTCCTGATCGCCGCGATGGACACCGGGGCGTTCCGCAAGCTGGACCCGCGGCTGGCGATGCTGCAGTTCCTCAACATGCACAACCACACCTACCAGTGGGCCCGCCCGGACGGCCCCTGGGACGCGGAGTTCCTCTCGCGCGAGTACTGCGCCACGCTCGTTTCCGGCTTCTCGAGCCCCGGCTACGACGCGGACGACCTGGAGGACCGGGTCCGCGAGTTCCGGGACCGGGAGGCGGGTTAG
- a CDS encoding acyl-CoA thioesterase: MAQSVETGPDGLAHLLDVLDLETIELDIFRSRSTGEPGGRLFGGEVCAQALVAAERTVPPEMAPHSLHAYFLRPGDTGARVVFRVDRLQEGRNFRRRRVTAIQHGEPILCLESSFTTDRSGANHQVSPPDAPTPEDCVPYGIQHPPGWQVNPHEVFDVRPVTTERSDYQRFIDDLWFRPRSGKLDDRVSAAAVLTYFSDLTFVSSILRPTMRTDIKALTSLDHVLWFHNEVRFDDWLYYAKSSPAVGDLRGLAEGRIFHRDGTLIASAAQEGLIHARRES, from the coding sequence ATGGCACAGTCTGTTGAAACGGGACCCGACGGTCTCGCGCACCTGCTCGACGTCCTCGATCTGGAGACGATCGAGCTGGACATCTTCCGCAGCCGCTCGACCGGGGAACCCGGTGGGCGGTTGTTCGGCGGCGAGGTGTGCGCGCAGGCCCTGGTCGCCGCCGAGCGGACCGTGCCACCGGAGATGGCGCCGCACTCGCTGCACGCCTACTTCCTGCGGCCCGGGGACACCGGCGCCCGCGTGGTGTTCCGGGTGGACCGGCTGCAGGAGGGCCGCAACTTCCGCCGCCGCAGGGTCACCGCGATCCAGCACGGCGAGCCGATCCTGTGCCTGGAGTCGTCGTTCACCACCGACCGCAGCGGCGCGAACCACCAGGTGAGCCCGCCGGACGCGCCCACGCCCGAGGACTGCGTGCCCTACGGCATCCAGCATCCGCCCGGCTGGCAGGTCAACCCGCACGAGGTGTTCGACGTCCGCCCCGTGACCACCGAGCGCAGCGACTACCAGCGGTTCATCGACGACCTGTGGTTCCGCCCGCGCAGCGGGAAGCTCGACGACAGGGTCAGCGCGGCGGCCGTGCTCACCTACTTCAGCGACCTGACCTTCGTCTCGTCCATCCTGCGCCCGACGATGCGCACCGACATCAAGGCGCTCACCTCGCTGGACCACGTGCTGTGGTTCCACAACGAGGTGCGCTTCGACGACTGGCTCTACTACGCCAAGAGCAGCCCCGCGGTCGGCGACCTGCGGGGGCTCGCTGAGGGCCGGATCTTCCACCGCGACGGCACGCTCATCGCGTCCGCCGCACAGGAGGGCCTGATCCACGCACGCAGGGAGTCCTGA
- a CDS encoding CaiB/BaiF CoA transferase family protein, with amino-acid sequence MPGPLAGLRVVELAGIGPVPHAAMILADLGADVVRVERPTTGFDPTGEHPDHLLRNRRSLTADLKTDQGRTLVLRLATKADILLEGFRPGVAERLGIGPQPCQHHNPRLIYARMTGWGQTGPLAPRAGHDINYISLTGTLHAIGRPGHRPVPPLNLIGDFGGGSMFLLTGILAALHERHTSGHGQTIDAAIIDGTSVLTQMMWALRGAGTWNDDRGTNLLDGGAPYYDTYTCADGKHIAVGCLEPQFYTAFLHGLGLHNENLPAQHDRNGWPTLRTRFTTVIATKTRDQWTHIFDNTDACVTPILTFTEAQQHPHLTARHTLIDIDGITQAAPAPRFSRTPTTTPTPPPTPGTDTQAVLADWQA; translated from the coding sequence ATGCCGGGGCCGCTGGCGGGCCTGCGGGTGGTGGAGTTGGCGGGGATCGGGCCGGTCCCGCACGCGGCGATGATCCTCGCCGATCTGGGTGCCGACGTGGTCCGGGTCGAACGCCCCACCACAGGATTCGACCCCACCGGCGAACACCCCGACCACCTCCTGCGCAACCGCCGCTCCCTCACCGCCGACCTCAAAACCGACCAAGGCCGCACCCTCGTACTACGCCTCGCCACGAAAGCCGACATCCTGCTCGAAGGATTCCGCCCCGGCGTCGCCGAACGCCTCGGCATCGGCCCCCAACCCTGCCAACACCACAACCCCCGCCTCATCTACGCCCGCATGACCGGCTGGGGCCAAACCGGCCCCCTGGCCCCCCGCGCCGGACACGACATCAACTACATCTCCCTCACCGGCACCCTGCACGCCATCGGCCGACCCGGCCACCGCCCCGTCCCACCCCTCAACCTCATCGGCGACTTCGGCGGCGGCTCCATGTTCCTCCTCACCGGCATCCTCGCCGCCCTCCACGAACGCCACACCTCCGGCCACGGCCAGACCATCGACGCCGCCATCATCGACGGCACCAGCGTCCTCACCCAAATGATGTGGGCCCTCCGCGGCGCCGGCACCTGGAACGACGACCGCGGCACCAACCTCCTCGACGGCGGCGCCCCCTACTACGACACCTACACCTGCGCCGACGGCAAACACATCGCCGTCGGCTGCCTCGAACCCCAGTTCTACACCGCCTTCCTCCACGGCCTCGGCCTCCACAACGAGAACCTCCCCGCCCAACACGACCGCAACGGCTGGCCCACCCTGCGCACCCGCTTCACCACCGTCATCGCCACCAAAACCCGCGACCAATGGACCCACATCTTCGACAACACCGACGCCTGCGTCACCCCCATCCTCACCTTCACCGAAGCACAACAACACCCCCACCTCACCGCCCGCCACACCCTCATCGACATCGACGGCATCACCCAAGCCGCCCCCGCCCCCCGCTTCTCCCGCACCCCCACCACCACCCCCACACCACCCCCAACCCCCGGCACCGACACCCAAGCCGTCCTCGCCGACTGGCAAGCCTGA
- a CDS encoding alpha-ketoacid dehydrogenase subunit alpha/beta, translating to MTSTQASDTGTGLGALTEMYRRMRLIRQFEDRASRLYRTNEIPGFLHLSIGQEGSAVGACRPLDERDVVTSTHRGHGHCIAKGLDVTGMFAELMGRRTGTCQGRGGSMHIADPRKGIFGANGIVAAGLPIAVGAGTAAQLRARGGVVLAFFGDGAVAQGMFHEAVNLAAVWRLPVLFCCENNHYAEFSPATDQHRATLADRARGYGVDFAHVDGNDVVAVAETVTDLVAGLREGGGPVLLEAETYRWHGHYEGDPERYREPAELAEWKTRDPLVLLAKRLDAERVAEIDREVDVLIDKAVEEARAAEEPAPETLHHYVGVPREPVPEPPEPAGEIFRTMDAVREALDHELGADDDVFVAGIDVGAGGNVFGLTRGLAQKYPGRVRDTPISESAIIGAGVGAAMAGLRPVVELMYFDFVGVCLDQLMNQAAKLRFMTGGAVSLPLVVRTQFGAGKSSGSQHSQSLEALLAHIPGLTVVMPSTPADTYGLLRAAIRDPNPVVFVENRLLYGKKGPRPEPGHLVPLGKAAIRREGTDVTLVSYSKLVHDCLEVAEELAAGGISVEVIDLRTIAPLDKETVLRSLAKTNRLVVAHQAVESFGVGAELAAIAAREGFWSLDAPVVRVGAASTPAPYAPSLEREWLPSRERIAAAVREVVLG from the coding sequence ATGACTTCCACTCAGGCGAGCGACACCGGCACGGGGCTCGGCGCACTTACCGAGATGTACCGGCGGATGCGGCTGATCCGCCAGTTCGAGGACCGGGCGTCGCGCCTCTACCGCACCAACGAGATCCCCGGCTTCCTGCACCTGTCGATCGGGCAGGAGGGCTCGGCGGTGGGCGCGTGCCGCCCGCTGGACGAGCGCGACGTGGTGACCTCCACCCACCGCGGGCACGGGCACTGCATCGCCAAGGGGCTCGACGTCACCGGCATGTTCGCCGAGCTGATGGGCCGCCGCACCGGGACCTGCCAGGGCCGCGGCGGTTCGATGCACATCGCGGACCCGCGCAAGGGGATCTTCGGGGCCAACGGGATCGTGGCCGCGGGGCTGCCGATCGCGGTCGGCGCGGGCACCGCCGCCCAGCTGCGTGCGCGGGGTGGCGTGGTGCTCGCGTTCTTCGGCGACGGCGCGGTCGCGCAGGGCATGTTCCACGAAGCGGTGAACCTCGCGGCGGTGTGGCGGCTGCCGGTGCTCTTCTGCTGCGAGAACAACCATTACGCCGAGTTCTCCCCGGCCACCGACCAGCACCGGGCAACACTGGCGGACCGCGCCCGCGGGTACGGAGTGGACTTCGCGCACGTGGATGGGAACGACGTCGTCGCGGTCGCCGAGACCGTCACCGATCTCGTCGCCGGGCTGCGCGAGGGTGGTGGGCCGGTGCTGCTGGAGGCCGAGACCTACCGCTGGCACGGGCACTACGAAGGCGATCCCGAGCGGTACCGCGAACCGGCCGAGCTGGCGGAATGGAAGACCCGGGATCCGTTGGTGCTGCTGGCGAAACGGCTCGACGCCGAACGGGTGGCGGAGATCGACCGCGAGGTCGACGTGCTCATCGACAAGGCCGTCGAGGAGGCGCGTGCCGCCGAGGAGCCCGCGCCCGAGACGCTCCACCACTACGTCGGCGTGCCACGGGAGCCGGTGCCCGAACCGCCCGAGCCGGCAGGCGAGATCTTCCGGACGATGGACGCCGTCCGCGAGGCCCTCGACCACGAACTGGGCGCGGACGACGACGTTTTCGTGGCGGGCATCGACGTCGGGGCCGGGGGCAACGTGTTCGGCCTGACCCGTGGCCTCGCGCAGAAGTATCCCGGGCGGGTGCGGGACACGCCGATCTCGGAGAGCGCGATCATCGGAGCCGGGGTGGGCGCGGCGATGGCGGGGCTGCGGCCGGTGGTCGAGCTGATGTACTTCGACTTCGTGGGCGTGTGCCTCGACCAGCTGATGAACCAGGCGGCGAAGCTGCGGTTCATGACCGGCGGCGCGGTGAGCCTGCCGCTGGTGGTGCGCACCCAGTTCGGCGCGGGGAAGTCCTCGGGCAGCCAGCACTCGCAGAGCCTGGAGGCGCTGCTCGCGCACATCCCGGGCCTCACCGTGGTGATGCCGTCCACCCCGGCGGACACCTACGGCCTGCTGCGTGCCGCGATCCGGGACCCCAACCCGGTGGTGTTCGTCGAGAACCGCCTGCTGTACGGCAAAAAGGGGCCGCGGCCGGAGCCGGGGCACCTCGTGCCCCTCGGCAAGGCCGCGATCCGCCGCGAGGGCACGGACGTGACGCTCGTGTCGTACTCGAAGCTGGTGCACGACTGCCTGGAGGTGGCCGAGGAGCTCGCGGCCGGCGGGATCAGCGTCGAGGTGATCGATCTGCGGACGATCGCGCCGCTGGACAAGGAGACCGTGCTGCGCTCGCTGGCCAAGACGAACCGGCTCGTCGTCGCGCACCAGGCGGTCGAGTCGTTCGGCGTGGGCGCGGAACTGGCCGCGATCGCGGCGCGGGAGGGCTTCTGGAGCCTGGACGCACCGGTCGTGCGGGTCGGCGCCGCGTCGACGCCCGCGCCGTACGCGCCGTCGCTGGAGCGGGAGTGGCTGCCGAGCCGCGAGCGCATCGCGGCGGCGGTCCGGGAGGTGGTGCTGGGCTGA
- a CDS encoding crotonase/enoyl-CoA hydratase family protein has protein sequence MADEVRVEERGRILVITINRPKARNAINAAVTASVAAALDLLDERHDLSLGILTGADGTFCAGMDLKAFLAGEVVSIPGRGLAGMTERPPKKPMIAAVEGYALAGGCELALACDLVVASEEAKFGIPEVKRGLVAAAGGLLRLPRRIPPQLAMEYALTGDFFPAGDAHRYGLVNHLTKPGGALEGAFALAERITANAPLAIQATKEIITRSADWHSDEAFTQQQAVVQPVFQSADAQEGARAFAEKRAPVWRGE, from the coding sequence ATGGCGGACGAAGTGCGGGTCGAGGAGCGTGGCCGGATCCTGGTCATCACGATCAACCGGCCGAAGGCGCGCAACGCGATCAACGCGGCGGTCACCGCGAGCGTCGCCGCGGCGCTGGACCTGCTCGACGAGCGCCACGACCTGTCGCTGGGAATCCTGACCGGCGCGGACGGCACGTTCTGCGCGGGCATGGACCTCAAGGCGTTCCTCGCGGGCGAGGTCGTGTCGATCCCGGGCCGGGGTCTCGCCGGGATGACCGAGCGGCCGCCGAAGAAGCCGATGATCGCCGCCGTCGAGGGCTACGCGCTCGCGGGCGGGTGCGAGCTGGCGCTCGCGTGCGACCTCGTGGTCGCGTCGGAGGAGGCCAAGTTCGGCATTCCCGAGGTCAAGCGCGGGCTGGTGGCCGCGGCGGGCGGGCTGTTGCGGCTGCCGCGCCGCATCCCGCCGCAGCTGGCGATGGAGTACGCGCTGACCGGCGACTTCTTCCCCGCCGGCGACGCACACCGTTACGGCCTGGTCAACCACCTCACCAAGCCCGGCGGGGCGCTCGAGGGCGCGTTCGCCCTCGCCGAGCGCATTACCGCCAACGCGCCGCTGGCGATCCAGGCCACCAAGGAGATTATCACCCGCTCCGCGGACTGGCACAGTGACGAAGCTTTCACTCAGCAGCAGGCTGTGGTCCAGCCTGTGTTTCAATCGGCTGACGCCCAGGAAGGCGCCCGTGCCTTCGCGGAGAAACGCGCTCCGGTCTGGCGCGGCGAGTGA